One segment of Tenrec ecaudatus isolate mTenEca1 chromosome 1, mTenEca1.hap1, whole genome shotgun sequence DNA contains the following:
- the EPHX1 gene encoding epoxide hydrolase 1, whose product MWLEILLASVLGFAIYWFLSRDKEETLPLESGWWGPGTKPSAGEDESIRPFKVETSDQEIQDLHWRLDKNRLSPPLEDSGFHYGFNANYMKTVISYWKDVFDWRKQVEVLNRYPHFKTKIEGLDIHFIHVKPPQLPAGRTPKPLLMVHGWPGSFYEFYKIIPFLTDPKNHGLSDEHVFEVICPSIPGYGFSEASSKKGLGSVATARIFYKLMLRLGFQEFYAQGGDWGSLICTNLAQMAPRHVKGLHVNMAFVLKNSFFLTVLLGPRFRRLFSYTERDAELLFPFKKVFHSMVRESGYMHIQATKPDTVGCALNDSPVGLAAYILEKFSTWTNSEFRNLEDGGLERKFSLDDLLTNIMLYWTTGTIVSSQRFYKENLGQGLNSQPHDRMKVWVPTGFAAFPCELIHAPESLVRFKFPKLLTYSFMPRGGHFAAFEEPELLAQDIRKFVGAVERQ is encoded by the exons ATGTGGCTGGAGATCCTCCTCGCCTCCGTGCTGGGCTTTGCCATCTACTGGTTTCTCTCTCGGGACAAGGAAGAAACCTTGCCCCTTGAGTCTGGCTGGTGGGGGCCGGGCACGAAGCCCAGTGCCGGGGAAGACGAGAGCATCCGCCCCTTCAAGGTGGAAACATCTGACCAGGAAATCCAG GACTTACACTGGAGGCTGGATAAGAACCGCCTCAGCCCGCCACTGGAGGACAGCGGCTTCCACTACGGCTTCAACGCCAACTACATGAAAACAGTCATCTCCTACTGGAAGGACGTGTTCGACTGGCGGAAGCAGGTGGAGGTTCTCAACAGATACCCTCACTTCAAGACGAAGATCGAAG gtCTGGACATccacttcatccacgtgaagcCCCCACAGCTGCCTGCAGGCCGCACCCCGAAACCtctgctgatggtgcatggctggcCCGGCTCCTTCTACGAGTTTTATAAGATCATCCCTTTCCTGACTGACCCCAAGAATCACGGCCTGAGCGACGAGCATGTTTTTGAAGTCATCTGCCCTTCCATTCCAGGCTATGGCTTCTCAGAGGCATCCTCCAAGAAGG GCTTGGGTTCTGTGGCCACCGCCAGGATCTTTTACAAGCTGATGCTGCGACTGGGCTTCCAGGAGTTCTACGCTCAAGGCGgggactggggctccctgatCTGCACCAACTTGGCTCAGATGGCACCCAG GCACGTGAAAGGCCTGCACGTGAACAtggcttttgttttaaaaaattccttCTTCCTGACCGTTTTGCTGGGCCCGAGATTCCGGAGGCTTTTTAGCTACACCGAGAGGGACGCAGAGCTTCTGTTCCCCTTCAAGAAGGTCTTTCACAGCATGGTGAGAGAGAGCGGCTACATGCACATCCAGGCCACCAAGCCAGACACTGTGG GCTGCGCCCTGAATGACTCCCCTGTCGGGCTGGCTGCCTACATTCTGGAGAAGTTTTCCACCTGGACCAATTCCGAATTCCGAAACCTGGAAGATGGAGGCCTGGAAAG GAAATTCTCCCTGGATGACCTGCTAACCAACATCATGCTGTACTGGACAACTGGGACCATCGTCTCCTCCCAGCGCTTCTACAAGGAGAACTTGGGCCAGGGCTTGAACAGCCAGCCGCATGACCG GATGAAGGTCTGGGTGCCCACAGGCTTTGCAGCCTTCCCTTGTGAGTTAATACATGCCCCGGAAAGCCTGGTGAGGTTCAAGTTTCCCAAACTGCTCACCTATTCCTTCATGCCCCGCGGGGGCCACTTCGCCGCCTTCGAGGAGCCGGAGCTGCTGGCCCAGGACATCCGCAAGTTTGTGGGAGCCGTGGAGAGACAGTAA